AATTTTAAGATTGAATTAAACAGGTTGTAGTATGTGTCTAGTATGTGGACCTAAAttgtaatgtgtatatatatatagttactgTGGcatttttgcaaaaataaaaaggcagaaTAAAACCAGAATAAGCCAGACAAATATGTTTTGAGGTCTCATCACAGACATCCTGATTCACTTGATGACGCTTCTATACTTCAGCAACTGGCTGCATGGTGACATCAGGCCAATATGATATCACTGATACTCGAAACCTCGATTGTGGGCAGGGTTGAGTTATAGAAGCAATGGtaacaaaatactaaatatcTGTGCTGATGCATCGCTTGGCTGCTTCATCTCTTGTGTATATGAATGTTATgcataaatgatttttttttggacaaCCTCACATATAGATCCAGTGCATAAAATGAGATCCTATAGTGGGTCACATAAATCATGTAAGTTTTCTCATTGCATTGCCTAATTTATTCTGGTGCCTAGGTCACTACTTACTATTTGCTTGTTAAGGTGGTTTCTTCTTTCTCAGATATGGCTAGGTGAAGTTTCTGCAGAGACAGTCAAGTGAAAGTCttgatgataaagaaagaaggTAATATATTTACGTAATTTGTCAGAGTAAATAAATTTGCATCTTAAGTGTTAAGTCATTTTACGCTTAACTAAAATCATGTAATGCAGTCTGCTGGTAGAGTcataaagctaaaaaaaaaaacaaatccccCCAccatttatataatttttcagCAAATTTTATCGGACTGGTGACATCTTAAAAGAGGGCATCAAATTATAACACACAAAAAGCCATCCACCAAAATTATCATCATCCAAAGCTCAATAAAAGCAGGGGTGCTCAGCATTTAgctagaaacaaaataattcaatgATCGAGCCAAAAATCACCATGTGGCCGCGAGATTTATATATTCCAGTGTGCCCTCGGTCAGAGAGTTGGGTACCATTGATATAAGATATGTAGAAAGCAGATCAATAGGCGGACGAACATCTCAGCATGTGCTTCtcttttttatgtttccttAGTTTGTACTGATGAGGAAGCAAAAGTTCTGTTAAAATGGTGTCATGCAAATTTAGACAACTAATGACTGTATTAAAGTGGATTTTCGCTGGCTTGAGAATACCTCAGATATTCTTACATAGTATCAGCCCAAGCATATAATCCATCAATGTAAGCGCTGAAGGTGGTCTCAGATGATTCACTGAGTTGGAGGCAAGCATTGTATGCACAACTCACTTTATCTGCAGGATTGCAGTTCTACCCAGATATGTAAGTGAGTGCTGTAAATTTGACGCTGTGCTTAGAGCTTAGAAAGGAGCAGCCACCTTCTCACTTTGTTCTACACGCTCCAATCCACTCGCATGCGTTTTAATTTCTGCACGCCCTATTTGCTCTGAACTACCTTCTTACATCAAGCTAACAACTCGTCGAGATCTTCTATTCCGTCACCAAAAACACATATTGCCACAGATTTTAGTTATGGACAATCAAATGAAGAATCATTACCTATATGTTATTGTGTACCTATACTATATGCAATTTGCAATGTAATCTCAACCAGACCCAAACATAGAACCAAAACTGCTATACAAAAGCACTTCAGACAATCTCATACAAAATCAATAGAATTTGCAAAGGTCGTATACTGATCtacaaaatacatataaaatttGGCATTTGAATGGTCCTGTTGTAATCATGTTGTCAGTTGGCAGAAATGGCAGTGGATGCTTCTCAAATCGATTGGAACGAGGAAGTGctactaaacaaaaatttcttgtggattttgagaTAACCTCAAGGAGCTAGCACATGAAATCCGATATCTGGTGGGACTGCACTTCAGATATCCTGCGAAGAACATCTATTCTTATAAATTCTGAACCTTGAGAATGttcagaaagaaactgaaaaaaggtCTATGTAGTCTGTGTCCATGGTGGACCATTAAAAAATGTCTCATAATTACCATAGATCACGCTCTTGCCTATACACATGCAGATGGAAAATAATATGTTCACTATACTACAAATCAATGAAGAGATCATGTGTACCTATACAGTAATGTGTTTCTATACTACATCGAATGAGGAAATCAGATTACCTAACATATATTGTTTCATCTATACTACATGCATTCGGACACAGGATTTATTGTGCAAGCAAATACAATTAACTCTCCTTTCCATTTCCGCACCACCCACTAGTAAATCTTTAAATGTCACCGAAAACCAACCTCTTCCATTAAACCATTACTCTAAAACCTTCATCAACTGCTAGTGCTTGAAGGATGTATTGTTACCTATATAATAAACGAAGAGATCATATTTTACCTGTACATTTATGTTACGTATAGCTACATGAAACGAAGTAAGATCATCCTGTTTAACCTGTACTACATCAAGTGAAGAGTTCATTTCCTTGCTGCAGGCAATGTTTTGCCTACTATACTACAGGCAGATAATAGATATCAGTACATCAttaagttaaatattttgttgagtCGCCAAAATTAGAATactatgtatatacatttttgtgttcAACAGCTTTGTATAAGCATCTTTAATATTAGGGTGATGTCCTTNNNNNNNNNNNNNNNNNNNNNNNNNNNNNNNNNNNNNNNNNNNNNNNNNNNNNNNNNNNNNNNNNNNNNNNNNNNNNNNNNNNNNNNNNNNNNNNNNNNNAAACCACAGTTTTGTAGTTTAACTAAGTCTTCACCTGTCAAATCACAATTTACATACTTTACATCgttaaagaagagagagagacacattACAACACAGAGGCCTCCTCCTCTGTTTATATTAAGGAAAACTgagtttttatgttgttttcacTTCCTCAAGGTGATGATTCAAATAGTTTAAATTGAAACAGCAACTGGAATAGGTGATCTTGCGAAGATTAAATGTATCATTAGAGCAGGCTTTTTTCCTCTGAAACGTTTTTTGACTGTTATCATCAGTTAGTAAAGTGTGACAAGCAAGCACATTGCCGCAAGGCAGGAGATAGTCCTGCAGTATGTGCCACAGCTCATGAAAAGCTTGCATATATTAATGCTATTACTTATAGGAAGAAATGATGTGTGTGGGTGCCTGGTGGAGCATGTAAGTACTTATGTATAGTGGTGGAGGAGAGAGCTTTGTCGAGATACAAGAGGGAGTGCACTGAAACAGCTAATTCATATCTTTCATAATGCTAATAAATCTTTGTTAAACTTATTTATAATGTGACCAACTCCTGCAGCAAGTACTTATAAATGAGTTAATTGCCCTTGCTGAAAAACAGGTGCATGGCCACTGGATATGGTGATAACCAGAAAGTGTCAAGACCTTTACAACCAGGTtccagtttctttcttcttcagatCAAGCGGGCAATATGGACTTGACAGCTCGGTTACGGGTAGTTGTCatatgtctttttaaaattctggtttttagaaaaaattaaaaatcaaaacttaTTACTGATTTTTCTTATGTCAAATGTCACCAACCCTTGCAAAATGTCAGGAGAAAACTCATTGATAATTGCAATGTAAATGACACTatgttatttatagtttttaatctgacaattttttgttttatttgtgctttaGATTTAGACAAAGCAGATATATTGACTGTAACGCGCTGCCCCAGAAAGATCATATGGGAAACTTGAAGAGAGCAAGATGCCAATACTCCAGAGCGCGACTGCACAGCGATGCATATACTGCGATTCCGACTGGcttattttgtaaacagtttgcaTAACTATATTATGACACGAGGTAAGATGGCTGGTCATTTGTTTAtcatgttctttatttttagtatatGATATTGGTGCTTGTGgttgttttaatttattgcactagtcgtgtgtgtatgtgtgagtgaaggAAAGCAGagtggagagagggggagagagtgCTGGATTATGTTGTTGAACATATCATTGGGTTGTTGCCCTCGACCTCCTTTCACCTATGTTATGAGAGACaaggtaagagagaaaaaaaatatttaaaaaagtataaaaacaagTAGAGTTTGATCAAATCAGTTGAGATTAATCTAGATCCTTTTATTCTCGAAACATTTCCTGCAACCCACATTTGTAGGACCCAGCAGTttctcatctttaaaaaaattcaaaatttggACTCCCAGATAACATTATGGGAATGTTATTGATTAGTCATAGATTATAACATATCAGCATTATTGTATTCCTTGAGGTCAAGAAACAGCTTTAATTATTAGTGATCTTTGATAGATTTTTCACCTATATGAATTGGATTTTTATATGTCTACTTGGATGGGAACCACTGTGTAGTTAGACATACACTATTCATCACAGATCCTCGCAGTACTAGGACTAGAGTTTGGGGAACAAATGAAGATGCCAGAGACCTGGAGCAATTCACTTCACATCCATGCTCACTATGTGGTTGACCATCCATGAGCGATGCCTGCTGCATAAAAAGCTGACTTTCCTCAAAGATTTTCTGCAGTCACCAAGGTGCTGAACCTCATCTTGATCTTCTCCTGCTCGATGGGACCAAGGCATTGCTGAAGATCAGGGTGCGTGCAGTCTTTTGAAATGTCCCTTGagtgtgtaaaaaaagaaaaaaaaaaacaaagatagtAATATGACCTTATATATGGTCTTGGGAGTGAGGGCTTAGAGCCCTTTGCTTATCTTGGGAGTCAGCTTTTGTTTGTGGATGGTGCGgatatatattctctctctttcatcttccccATCCCATGGAGTCAGTCCCcattccacagctgggtcaGCTGAGGGAAGTACGTACGGCTGTCATGTGCCTTGAGGTTTGGTGATCTGATGTCAATTGCTGTAACCACTAGGTATTATCTTTTCCTCTGAGTGTGTAAATTGTTGCtaaatgcttttaaaacataatGGCCACagcatttcttaaatttttttcacaaagcaaagaaatttaacTTGGACAAAAATTGGGCAGCAGTGCTTTGTAAAGGAATGTTTTACTGATGGTTTGCATTGTAGTTTTAAACCATCCATGTAGTGTGAAGTTGCATGCATTTTATAGGCAtgcatacacaaaatataaaataaaattagataGCTGCCTATGAACAAGTGTTGAATTTATTGTTTTAGCAGTGGAAAAGCGAACTGATATGGAGGGCTGAGTTTCTCGCTGCATTCAGTTTTTAGCATCATTCctcaacaacatcatcaagacgAGGCTCTTTCCTCATTTGGTACTTCCTTCATGTGTcatttgcacatgcacatgcatgcaccttttttgtgtacattgtgtgagagagagcatgtgaGTGCATGCATTTTAAGGGCTTTTGATACcttaatgtttgtatgtttgaatAAGAAACACAGATTTCTGGATGACAGTGGTTACAGAGAGTAAggtgataaaaatttatttgtcttgtggttttgtgtttttttaattacgaTACTATGTGTACTgtcttattattttcagttgaaCCACTGGCATTTGCTCTTGTGACATCCTTACCTCAAGCTGAGGAAAATGTAGAGCTGATCAGATATGCAGTAGAAGCTAGACACCATAGTTTCCCATGGTTGGGCAGCTGAGCAGAGTCTTATGTACAGAGGGATTTTGTCATCCTAATTAAAGATTCTGCTTCGTGGAAGGGTAAAAGttccagaaaatataaaatgtggaTACTGTGTGAAGGGGAGCTGCTGTGAGTTTTAAGACTTCTAGAACTTTAACGCTTTTAGACTGTGGGTGATGGGTGCCTCGTAAGATAAAGAATATTGAGTATGGTTCCAAGACAGGGCTGTCAGAAAGGACTTGCAGAACAATATTGAGAATGGGTGAAGTATGTCGAAAATATTGCAAGTAAAAGTTTGGCAAATATATCAGACCTTCTTACTTTTCTTAGACTGAGACTTGCACTGTTTGATGGTTGAATAAACACTGaatcttttttcactttgtgaTAATATGTGAACAgtttgaagatattttaaagtatttccaATACTTCTACACGTTTATGTATTATATAAGTCCTGGAAAATCCATGAATAGTGCTTGATGTTTGCAGAAtgttgaaacaataaaaatcacCTTTTCTAGTCATTGAGGCTTGTCAGGCcagggttttttaaatttttgcttgTGAGGGTAGTGCCCACCCTCTCCTTTGCTGCTTTACCCGTCTCCTGTCCAtactatggagtcaggtacccatgcACTCACCACAGCTAGGTTAACAGTGAGGAAATGTGCTGAACCAGATATATGGTATCAAACCGGATTGCCTCCAGGAAAAAAAAGGGTCATTGCTCCCTCATACACCACTTTCATTTTAGAGTTACCTTTTCACATAGGAAGtattaaattaacatttttctttgtttgatgtctttaaaaatctgcttATGATGAGCACCATATAAATAATGTAagtaaaaattgtaaataaaaagtcaaTCCATTTTCCTCAAAGTTTATTAAGCTCACCCGGTAAATGCATGCGTTTCGCTTTGACTGTCCGTTTTCcaatttattctttcctttatgattttttttcctttctcttacTTTATTCGCTTTTCTGTGCCAACTTTGCTATCTTCATGACTTCCAAAAGAATTGTTACTAAATATGCTGAAAAATCCTCCTTGCTTATCTGAACTTCaatatggtatatatatatctaaaagtTTGTTCACATCATGCTTATTATATTAACAACCTTCATTTTTACATAACATTAAAGGTTCCAATagcataacaataacaaaaaaatacaacaagacgaagttaaaaagaaaaaacatttatttttattttaagagggttggggaaagcCATCACCTTCCACATCGAAATAGCTTGGGGAAAAAGTAAATGTCAATGGCTTAAAAGTTGCTTcccctgaaaaataaatatactactttaattaattttttgcttcattttttaaaacattgagcATTTAAATAtgcagtatatatatgtattgtacGCGCATAAAATAGGAAAAGTGTTAACAAAGATTTTCAAGTAATTTAGAagaatttttaattcatttttatgataatttaGTACCCaaatactttttgtaattttcttttaaatttatactttagtcttctgtttcttctgctTTAAGAATTGAAATTAATTCTTACCTAATCTTAAGTTTAAATGTATGTGGTTAATTGCGGGGAATTATCTACCACGAAGTTGACAAGCAGTGCGATGTAGTTATCTGATTGACGTTTAGGTTGGCTCCAAGAAGGTTAGTCTATTAAGAAAACTTATTATCACAACTGGTCGGCACAACCACACCTCTGAACTTGTCTTCCCTCTACCTTCCAGCTGCAAAAACTAGTAATTTATTGTAATGTTATGCATCTGTTCTGAGTTGCCTCCCTAGACTTCATGTTGTTAATGGCTACATGAAACATATCATGGTAACAGCTAAAGTGTTTAGAAAAGTGACATTTCTAAAAGGAAACTGAAAATAGAATTGTAAATGTTGCTGTGTTTAATATTACGCGAAAACTCCAGGATAAGGACTATTGCAGGgcagaaagaagaacaaagatgTCCCCTccattattaattaatttgttctaATATAGTTTGTTCAGCTTGTCAGCACGCTGCATATGTTACTCCTCTGCATTACGCCTGCATAGTATATAATTGCATCTGGTGTTAGCACGGGCTGGCTGCCCTTGCTGGTGATATAACCTGGTTAGTTGCTGTACGCTCTCCGTGCAAAACACTAATTTTTTCCGTTTCAAGTACAGGAGATCGATCGAAGTATCTTAATTTATTAGTACCGTACGTTAATTAGGTCGATCCGCTGTCAAGTAGGTCACATATACCTCGAAATACTTATATACTCTTTCCCGGTTCGTATGAAtatccatttgtttttttcgtaCACATGGATGAGTGCAAGTCTAGAGATGagcatgcaaaacaaaatgttgcacTCATCAACTGAAACACAGCCAGGAGTCCTGACTCGAACATATGATATATAGCCGCGCGTGCTTTCCAGCTCTCGTCTCCTTTCCTCTCCAACTAAAACAGCAAATAGAGAAGCTGAAAGCTCGCGAACACTTTTTTTATTCGTTAAATGGTTAGCGTTAGAATTCTTCAGGTACTGATTTATTATATCGAATCGGTCGACGGCCATTACAAAAATCCTCGCGGAGGCTCCTGTTGAAACCTTGACAGCAACAGACATGATTGACAGCGAGGTGGTGGGTTCAGGGTCTGAGTGCCCGCGTTTGTACATCAACGAGGTCAGTGGTCGAGGTTGATATTCTCGAGTCGATAGGCTTCACCACATCGCTCGCCACGTACTAGAATGGCAGGTGACGGCTAGTAGTAGCCACGTATACTGTGTTCATGGTGTTTGAACACCACAAAAAAATCGACTAAATGCTTGGAAAGTTACGAATTACTTATTCATCCCGCCTTTTCTTAAGATGTGAACAATTGACGAATAGCTGCATTTTGGGCAAATGCGCCTCAGCTGCGCAAGCACGTAAACAACTTGCGGATATACTTGCCATAGAGCTCCCGTGTAAACTCCTGCCTCGCATGAGCCGAATCGAGATATGTAACTCGTCAATCAATGGACGGCAACAACACAAAGTGTAATGAAATACTAGTTAATGCATGCGTTTGGTGAcagtacacaaaataaaactgaatgagATAACAATGCGATCGAAGGAGGTGAAATCATGGGAGATATTTGAAACTATGGAGATGATTTGTCTTATTAAGATACGCTTAATTCTGTTTATCTTTGTCGGTTCTCAATGATGATGACTGTCAAGCTATGCAGTTTTACGACTTGTAGGATTGTGTAGTTGTATACTTGGTGGATTTTGAGGTCGGATTTTCATAGTACCTTACGGGAAACCAAAATTCTCGTTTGCGGTTAGAAGCAAACACAACATAATTATGAAGTGTCAATAGTCAGGGGGGGGTTAATGGTCTTCTACACATAATTAATGCTGTGGTGACGTAGGGCGCGCAGATGCATCAGGTCTGATGCTTGGAGATAGAAGGAGCATAATGTATAAACAGGTGTTGTCTGCTGGTTAATGTCATCAGATAGTTACGTTAGCAACTCGTGGTGCCGAGTGCGTTGTGTCCATTTGTCATAAACTGTCTTGAAATGTGTCGTCGTTCACCGGCATCAAGGAACTCGACCTAGACGCTCAACGGGCCGCCCGAAGTGCCTAGCCTGGTGCCCGGCAGACAGACGAGGCTCTCCTGGCGTCATTGTAAGTATGCCTTGGGTGTTTGCTGGTCTTAGACCTTTCTCGTTAAAGAATGAGTAAGAgcaaaagggaagaagaaaaaaatagcatagtGCCAGTCTGAACTCAAGCGGCCCGGCCCCTCTTGACAAGCCGCGGGCGCCGGGTGACACCAAAGCGGTACCCCCTGTTCCCGAGCCACTTCCTCGTAGGCAGCTGCTAGAACCACCCGATCTGTGTGGTGTTTTGGTCAGGGTTGGGCCCAGTATAAATTTTCCCCAAGCGGTGACGGACAAGTGGAAAGAAATCAGGGATGGTTTtaagagggccggactaatatacgATTAacctcagttttacccaatactacGTTTAATATCAGTATAGCATGTATTATACTGGCGGCGACAGCGGGCGGGCGAGGGGCACGGGGTCACAGGAGGCTCGGCCGgacctttgcccaggtctgttgtTTAGGTCAATGTGGTCTCGGCCAGGGGTTGAGTTTTCTTTCGAGTCGAGGTGTCAAATACGTCTGGGATGATAGAGTGGTATTTGATCAGATTTGTCTGCCGCGCCCGTCTTCTTGTTTGAGCATTATTTTGACCATACTAGTTTCCAGAACATCTGGTCCGATGGCGGGGGTGTGGTACGCGTTTGTGGTCCTATGTGTAGACTCGCGGGCGGCTGGCTAGTAAGGAAGACACGTGCGGGTGTGGATCAGACTTGCCATCGAGAACGCGATTTCGTTGAAGCAAACATCAATTTCTCGTTATTTAAACACACAACAGCTATAAAACAGTTAGACATTTTCCACATGAGACAGATTCGAAAAAAAACGAGATCAAGTGTTAATGTTTAACTCTTACGAGATtctaaacttttgttttgccttgtACAGCCCTTTGAAGTAATAATAGTATGGGGCGAGATGACTCGATCCTGCTCTGCAAGGCCAGAAAAATTCTCCCTCTTAATGCATATGTGTGGTCGTGTTTGGCGGGAGGGTGTCGGAAGGGCGTTCTGATCAAGCTTGAGACGGAAAAAGATTAATTAGTTAGTATGCTTTCTCACTATTGTTATGGGACTCTGGGGCAAGTACTATCACGTCGTTGTAATATATTGGTAAAGGCTATATGGGAAAACAACCTACTGTCACTCAATCTCCAAATCTCTAAACATGCGGCAGGTGTTTTGTCGTAACGACAGGTACCAAGTAGACGTTAATAATGCTCTACCAACAACACAACTTCTCTGGTCCTAgaagcagtgatgcccaacttCTTCGGGATTGCGGCTACTATGACATTTCAAATGCACGTACGTGCCGTGTCACAGGGGCCGCTTAAACCGcaaaaacagtaacaaaaaggtcaaaataaaaaaaaagaaggcagaTGAGCGCGATAGccatttttattatgaaaacaAGCTTGGTATTACAATTAATTATAGTGTAGATAATTAGGTGGGATATATGAGAGTTGTTTCCCCAAACCAAACTTCTGAGATATGGTCCGGCTGCACCTATTATAGGTCAGCCGACTGAATCGGAGTGTAATGTTTCGTccaatagaaaaaaagagattgagaGACCGCCCCGACGTATGgataaaatttcttctttccctttttttcgttttttttttcatttttttttttttttaattactaacatgccgattctttcctgtactgtgggcagaagtttcgagGGCCGtataggttgggcatccctggtctagaGAAATGACTATTTATAGACAGTCTGACAGAGGACCTTGACCGTCTGAATGGGGGCACGTGTCTAGCAAGGCGggaaagtatttaaatattttcgtTGAGGGGAGGAGTAACTTCACATCTTCCCCAATCCCAGTTTCTCTGTTTCTTAAAGATGCACATTCTCTATTTTGAAATGTAGCTGGCTGGTGTTTACTTTCAGACAGCTTTAGTGTTTAGTCCCTGATAATAATTAGCTTGTCCTAGTACTCTGTAGCTTTAAATGTACACACCTTGTCAGGTGtaatgtatttatctttttcagaAGTGCACTTTGATGTCTActgtaaattacaaaaaatggTACCTTTTGTTTCTGTGAAAAAGTCTTTTCTTTAAGTTTCTAAAGTTTTttgagatttgtttatttaggaTGAACATATAGTTTCAATAGACAGTGCTGTTTTGGGTTTAAAGCACAGCGACTTGAAGCAATGAAACCAGCGCTTTCATCATGCTGCACTGGCCCAGGATATCCATCACCTTTGGAAGCCATGCAAAGGACCACGGGAGAAAATTGTTTATGTGCCATGCATTGGGCCTCCTGAGAATCGTCAGAACCGGGCTAACTATCTAGCCACCGTTGATGTGGATCCACAATCTCCTACATTCTGTCAGGTAAGGTTTTcataacatttattgtttaaaaaataatattaataaagttaatttatcccaccatcaaagactagctcaaaacaaaatatataaaaacacagaatagtaataatgtttgcagaaatACAGTCTTTATCAGGTTTTGATTATCACACCTATCACTGACACAAGCATACATGCCTGCACACATTCATAGTATATAGCGTTGTAGATGCTGTGCCGTGACTGTTTATAGGTCAACTTTCATTATTCACTTGATCTACATTTTGTAGATTATTCTCAGTACCCTGTCTTATTATTATGGCCTTTTTTGGTCTCATTGCTACCAGCATGTTGGCAGGATGCAGATTGTATCTCATCTATGCATGTTTTACACCAGTGATGAGCTGTCAACATGCTGACATCTCATTTGTACATAAACATTTTGACCATCTGCAGGTCGTATTTTGTCTTCACATGCCTTATACCATTTCATTTTGGTCCTATGcaggtttatattttttatgtattcgTACATATTTTGTCTGTACATGTATTATATGCTGTCCTGGTACAGGTCATATCTCGTCTGTACATGCCTTACACCAGTGATGAACTGCATCACACCGGCTGGAATGCTTGCTCTAGCTGCTATGACGACCCCAGCAAGACACGAGACAAAATGATAATGCCATGTCTAGATGGTGATCGGGTTTACGTAGTGGACATGGGTGTCGACCCTCGTGAACCCCGTCTGTACAAGGTCAGATGCAAAGATATTTAAAGTGATTAGCAAATACCCatcttttcctgtttctttcaggtttagtttgtttagtttattccttgttgctcccttgaggagcatagggccgcaacaacaccttgccagcggacccggttttgggtggcccccttcagttgggcccatgtggttccgatgtcctttgcctcactttctacttttcttttccaagtctcctttggtctcccaactctcctcttcccctgaggattccattCAAGTGTCTGCTTGGCACAGAGTATGTCCTATctagccccatttgcgctttttgatgtcgtTATTTTCAGGACACAGAAGAAAT
This window of the Pomacea canaliculata isolate SZHN2017 linkage group LG4, ASM307304v1, whole genome shotgun sequence genome carries:
- the LOC112561956 gene encoding LOW QUALITY PROTEIN: methanethiol oxidase-like (The sequence of the model RefSeq protein was modified relative to this genomic sequence to represent the inferred CDS: inserted 2 bases in 1 codon) is translated as MKPALSSCCTGPGYPSPLEAMXKGPREKIVYVPCIGPPENRQNRANYLATVDVDPQSPTFCQVISRLYMPYTSDELHHTGWNACSSCYDDPSKTRDKMIMPCLDGDRVYVVDMGVDPREPRLYKVVEALD